One window from the genome of Rhinolophus ferrumequinum isolate MPI-CBG mRhiFer1 chromosome 22, mRhiFer1_v1.p, whole genome shotgun sequence encodes:
- the PPOX gene encoding protoporphyrinogen oxidase isoform X1 encodes MGRTVVVLGGGISGLAASYYLSRAPCAPKVVLVEGSERLGGWIRSVRGPDGAVFELGPRGIRPAGALGARTLQLFLLFPRTCGEQVSELGLGSEVLPVRGDHPAAQNRFLYVGGALHALPSGFRGLLRPSPPFSKPLLWAGLRELTTPRGKDPDETVHSFAERRLGPEVASLAVDSLCRGVFAGNSRELSVRSCFPSLFRAEQTHRSVLLGLLLGAGRSSQPDSAIIRQARAERWSQWSLRGGLEMLPQALATQLTHRGVSVLRGQPVSGLSLQAEGRWKVCLGNRSLEADHVISAVPASVLSKLLPADAAPLARVLGTITAVSVAVVNLQYRRARLPVQGFGHLVPSSEDPGVLGIVYDSVAFPEQDGSPPGLRVTVMLGGSWFQTLEAKGSAVSQEALRRQAQEAAATQLGLKEPPSHCLVHTHRNCIPQYTLGHWKKLDSAAQFLAAQRLPLTLAGASYEGVAVTDCIESGRRAAARVLGSEPSS; translated from the exons ATGGGCCGGACCGTGGTCGTGCTGGGCGGAGGCATCAGCGGCTTGGCCGCCAGTTACTACCTGAGCCGGGCTCCGTGTGCCCCCAAG GTGGTCCTGGTGGAGGGCAGTGAGCGTCTGGGAGGCTGGATCCGCTCTGTACGAGGACCGGACGGTGCTGTCTTTGAACTTGGACCTCGAGGAATTCGGCCGGCGGGAGCGCTGGGAGCCCGGACCCTGCAGCTG tttctcctcttccCGAGGACGTGCGGAGAGCAGGTTTCCGAGCTTGGCTTGGGCTCAGAAGTGTTACCTGTCCGCGGAGACCATCCCGCTGCCCAGAACAGGTTCCTGTACGTGGGCGGGGCTCTGCATGCCCTGCCCTCTGGCTTCAG GGGGCTTCTCCGCCCTTCACCTCCCTTCTCCAAACCTCTGCTTTGGGCTGGGCTGAGGGAGCTGACCACGCCCCGGGGCAAAGACCCTGATGAGACTGTGCACAGTTTCGCCGAGCGCCGCCTTGGACCTGAG GTGGCGTCTCTAGCCGTGGACAGTCTCTGCCGCGGAGTGTTTGCAGGTAACAGCCGCGAGCTGAGCGTCAGGTCCTGCTTCCCCAGTCTCTTCCGAGCTGAGCAAACCCATCGTTCCGTGttgctggggctgctgctgggggCAG GGCGGAGCTCGCAGCCTGACTCGGCCATCATTCGCCAGGCCCGAGCTGAGCGCTGGAGCCAGTGGTCACTCCGTGGAGGGCTGGAGATGCTGCCCCAGGCACTCGCCACCCAGTTGACTCATAGGGGAGTCAGTGTTCTCAGAGGCCAGCCAGTCAGTGGGCTCAGCCTCCAGGCGGAAGGGCGCTGGAAG GTGTGTCTAGGGAACCGCAGCCTGGAGGCTGACCATGTCATTAGTGCCGTTCCAGCATCAG TGCTCAGCAAGCTGCTGCCTGCGGACGCTGCACCCCTGGCTCGTGTTCTGGGCACCATCACTGCAGTATCCGTGGCCGTGGTGAACCTGCAGTACCGACGAGCCCGTCTGCCTGTCCAG GGATTTGGACATTTGGTGCCGTCCTCAGAAGACCCGGGCGTCCTGGGAATTGTATACGACTCAGTGGCTTTCCCCGAGCAGGATGGCAGCCCCCCCGGCCTCAGAGTGACT GTGATGCTAGGAGGTTCCTGGTTTCAGACGCTGGAGGCCAAGGGCTCTGCCGTGTCTCAGGAAGCGCTCCGACGGCAGGCACAGGAAGCTGCTGCCACACAGCTGGGGCTGAAGGAGCCGCCAAGTCACTGCTTGGTCCACACGCACAGG aaCTGCATCCCCCAGTATACGCTAGGCCACTGGAAAAAACTGG ACTCAGCTGCCCAGTTTCTGGCCGCTCAGAGGCTGCCCCTGACTCTGGCCGGCGCTTCCTATGAGGGGGTTGCCGTGACTGACTGCATAGAGAGCGGGCGGCGCGCGGCAGCCCGGGTCCTGGGCTCAGAACCCAGCAGCTAa
- the PPOX gene encoding protoporphyrinogen oxidase isoform X2, with translation MGRTVVVLGGGISGLAASYYLSRAPCAPKVVLVEGSERLGGWIRSVRGPDGAVFELGPRGIRPAGALGARTLQLTCGEQVSELGLGSEVLPVRGDHPAAQNRFLYVGGALHALPSGFRGLLRPSPPFSKPLLWAGLRELTTPRGKDPDETVHSFAERRLGPEVASLAVDSLCRGVFAGNSRELSVRSCFPSLFRAEQTHRSVLLGLLLGAGRSSQPDSAIIRQARAERWSQWSLRGGLEMLPQALATQLTHRGVSVLRGQPVSGLSLQAEGRWKVCLGNRSLEADHVISAVPASVLSKLLPADAAPLARVLGTITAVSVAVVNLQYRRARLPVQGFGHLVPSSEDPGVLGIVYDSVAFPEQDGSPPGLRVTVMLGGSWFQTLEAKGSAVSQEALRRQAQEAAATQLGLKEPPSHCLVHTHRNCIPQYTLGHWKKLDSAAQFLAAQRLPLTLAGASYEGVAVTDCIESGRRAAARVLGSEPSS, from the exons ATGGGCCGGACCGTGGTCGTGCTGGGCGGAGGCATCAGCGGCTTGGCCGCCAGTTACTACCTGAGCCGGGCTCCGTGTGCCCCCAAG GTGGTCCTGGTGGAGGGCAGTGAGCGTCTGGGAGGCTGGATCCGCTCTGTACGAGGACCGGACGGTGCTGTCTTTGAACTTGGACCTCGAGGAATTCGGCCGGCGGGAGCGCTGGGAGCCCGGACCCTGCAGCTG ACGTGCGGAGAGCAGGTTTCCGAGCTTGGCTTGGGCTCAGAAGTGTTACCTGTCCGCGGAGACCATCCCGCTGCCCAGAACAGGTTCCTGTACGTGGGCGGGGCTCTGCATGCCCTGCCCTCTGGCTTCAG GGGGCTTCTCCGCCCTTCACCTCCCTTCTCCAAACCTCTGCTTTGGGCTGGGCTGAGGGAGCTGACCACGCCCCGGGGCAAAGACCCTGATGAGACTGTGCACAGTTTCGCCGAGCGCCGCCTTGGACCTGAG GTGGCGTCTCTAGCCGTGGACAGTCTCTGCCGCGGAGTGTTTGCAGGTAACAGCCGCGAGCTGAGCGTCAGGTCCTGCTTCCCCAGTCTCTTCCGAGCTGAGCAAACCCATCGTTCCGTGttgctggggctgctgctgggggCAG GGCGGAGCTCGCAGCCTGACTCGGCCATCATTCGCCAGGCCCGAGCTGAGCGCTGGAGCCAGTGGTCACTCCGTGGAGGGCTGGAGATGCTGCCCCAGGCACTCGCCACCCAGTTGACTCATAGGGGAGTCAGTGTTCTCAGAGGCCAGCCAGTCAGTGGGCTCAGCCTCCAGGCGGAAGGGCGCTGGAAG GTGTGTCTAGGGAACCGCAGCCTGGAGGCTGACCATGTCATTAGTGCCGTTCCAGCATCAG TGCTCAGCAAGCTGCTGCCTGCGGACGCTGCACCCCTGGCTCGTGTTCTGGGCACCATCACTGCAGTATCCGTGGCCGTGGTGAACCTGCAGTACCGACGAGCCCGTCTGCCTGTCCAG GGATTTGGACATTTGGTGCCGTCCTCAGAAGACCCGGGCGTCCTGGGAATTGTATACGACTCAGTGGCTTTCCCCGAGCAGGATGGCAGCCCCCCCGGCCTCAGAGTGACT GTGATGCTAGGAGGTTCCTGGTTTCAGACGCTGGAGGCCAAGGGCTCTGCCGTGTCTCAGGAAGCGCTCCGACGGCAGGCACAGGAAGCTGCTGCCACACAGCTGGGGCTGAAGGAGCCGCCAAGTCACTGCTTGGTCCACACGCACAGG aaCTGCATCCCCCAGTATACGCTAGGCCACTGGAAAAAACTGG ACTCAGCTGCCCAGTTTCTGGCCGCTCAGAGGCTGCCCCTGACTCTGGCCGGCGCTTCCTATGAGGGGGTTGCCGTGACTGACTGCATAGAGAGCGGGCGGCGCGCGGCAGCCCGGGTCCTGGGCTCAGAACCCAGCAGCTAa
- the PPOX gene encoding protoporphyrinogen oxidase isoform X3 — protein sequence MGRTVVVLGGGISGLAASYYLSRAPCAPKVVLVEGSERLGGWIRSVRGPDGAVFELGPRGIRPAGALGARTLQLVSELGLGSEVLPVRGDHPAAQNRFLYVGGALHALPSGFRGLLRPSPPFSKPLLWAGLRELTTPRGKDPDETVHSFAERRLGPEVASLAVDSLCRGVFAGNSRELSVRSCFPSLFRAEQTHRSVLLGLLLGAGRSSQPDSAIIRQARAERWSQWSLRGGLEMLPQALATQLTHRGVSVLRGQPVSGLSLQAEGRWKVCLGNRSLEADHVISAVPASVLSKLLPADAAPLARVLGTITAVSVAVVNLQYRRARLPVQGFGHLVPSSEDPGVLGIVYDSVAFPEQDGSPPGLRVTVMLGGSWFQTLEAKGSAVSQEALRRQAQEAAATQLGLKEPPSHCLVHTHRNCIPQYTLGHWKKLDSAAQFLAAQRLPLTLAGASYEGVAVTDCIESGRRAAARVLGSEPSS from the exons ATGGGCCGGACCGTGGTCGTGCTGGGCGGAGGCATCAGCGGCTTGGCCGCCAGTTACTACCTGAGCCGGGCTCCGTGTGCCCCCAAG GTGGTCCTGGTGGAGGGCAGTGAGCGTCTGGGAGGCTGGATCCGCTCTGTACGAGGACCGGACGGTGCTGTCTTTGAACTTGGACCTCGAGGAATTCGGCCGGCGGGAGCGCTGGGAGCCCGGACCCTGCAGCTG GTTTCCGAGCTTGGCTTGGGCTCAGAAGTGTTACCTGTCCGCGGAGACCATCCCGCTGCCCAGAACAGGTTCCTGTACGTGGGCGGGGCTCTGCATGCCCTGCCCTCTGGCTTCAG GGGGCTTCTCCGCCCTTCACCTCCCTTCTCCAAACCTCTGCTTTGGGCTGGGCTGAGGGAGCTGACCACGCCCCGGGGCAAAGACCCTGATGAGACTGTGCACAGTTTCGCCGAGCGCCGCCTTGGACCTGAG GTGGCGTCTCTAGCCGTGGACAGTCTCTGCCGCGGAGTGTTTGCAGGTAACAGCCGCGAGCTGAGCGTCAGGTCCTGCTTCCCCAGTCTCTTCCGAGCTGAGCAAACCCATCGTTCCGTGttgctggggctgctgctgggggCAG GGCGGAGCTCGCAGCCTGACTCGGCCATCATTCGCCAGGCCCGAGCTGAGCGCTGGAGCCAGTGGTCACTCCGTGGAGGGCTGGAGATGCTGCCCCAGGCACTCGCCACCCAGTTGACTCATAGGGGAGTCAGTGTTCTCAGAGGCCAGCCAGTCAGTGGGCTCAGCCTCCAGGCGGAAGGGCGCTGGAAG GTGTGTCTAGGGAACCGCAGCCTGGAGGCTGACCATGTCATTAGTGCCGTTCCAGCATCAG TGCTCAGCAAGCTGCTGCCTGCGGACGCTGCACCCCTGGCTCGTGTTCTGGGCACCATCACTGCAGTATCCGTGGCCGTGGTGAACCTGCAGTACCGACGAGCCCGTCTGCCTGTCCAG GGATTTGGACATTTGGTGCCGTCCTCAGAAGACCCGGGCGTCCTGGGAATTGTATACGACTCAGTGGCTTTCCCCGAGCAGGATGGCAGCCCCCCCGGCCTCAGAGTGACT GTGATGCTAGGAGGTTCCTGGTTTCAGACGCTGGAGGCCAAGGGCTCTGCCGTGTCTCAGGAAGCGCTCCGACGGCAGGCACAGGAAGCTGCTGCCACACAGCTGGGGCTGAAGGAGCCGCCAAGTCACTGCTTGGTCCACACGCACAGG aaCTGCATCCCCCAGTATACGCTAGGCCACTGGAAAAAACTGG ACTCAGCTGCCCAGTTTCTGGCCGCTCAGAGGCTGCCCCTGACTCTGGCCGGCGCTTCCTATGAGGGGGTTGCCGTGACTGACTGCATAGAGAGCGGGCGGCGCGCGGCAGCCCGGGTCCTGGGCTCAGAACCCAGCAGCTAa
- the PPOX gene encoding protoporphyrinogen oxidase isoform X4 yields MHVTPGAGMVASLAVDSLCRGVFAGNSRELSVRSCFPSLFRAEQTHRSVLLGLLLGAGRSSQPDSAIIRQARAERWSQWSLRGGLEMLPQALATQLTHRGVSVLRGQPVSGLSLQAEGRWKVCLGNRSLEADHVISAVPASVLSKLLPADAAPLARVLGTITAVSVAVVNLQYRRARLPVQGFGHLVPSSEDPGVLGIVYDSVAFPEQDGSPPGLRVTVMLGGSWFQTLEAKGSAVSQEALRRQAQEAAATQLGLKEPPSHCLVHTHRNCIPQYTLGHWKKLDSAAQFLAAQRLPLTLAGASYEGVAVTDCIESGRRAAARVLGSEPSS; encoded by the exons ATGCACGTGACCCCTGGAGCCGGGATG GTGGCGTCTCTAGCCGTGGACAGTCTCTGCCGCGGAGTGTTTGCAGGTAACAGCCGCGAGCTGAGCGTCAGGTCCTGCTTCCCCAGTCTCTTCCGAGCTGAGCAAACCCATCGTTCCGTGttgctggggctgctgctgggggCAG GGCGGAGCTCGCAGCCTGACTCGGCCATCATTCGCCAGGCCCGAGCTGAGCGCTGGAGCCAGTGGTCACTCCGTGGAGGGCTGGAGATGCTGCCCCAGGCACTCGCCACCCAGTTGACTCATAGGGGAGTCAGTGTTCTCAGAGGCCAGCCAGTCAGTGGGCTCAGCCTCCAGGCGGAAGGGCGCTGGAAG GTGTGTCTAGGGAACCGCAGCCTGGAGGCTGACCATGTCATTAGTGCCGTTCCAGCATCAG TGCTCAGCAAGCTGCTGCCTGCGGACGCTGCACCCCTGGCTCGTGTTCTGGGCACCATCACTGCAGTATCCGTGGCCGTGGTGAACCTGCAGTACCGACGAGCCCGTCTGCCTGTCCAG GGATTTGGACATTTGGTGCCGTCCTCAGAAGACCCGGGCGTCCTGGGAATTGTATACGACTCAGTGGCTTTCCCCGAGCAGGATGGCAGCCCCCCCGGCCTCAGAGTGACT GTGATGCTAGGAGGTTCCTGGTTTCAGACGCTGGAGGCCAAGGGCTCTGCCGTGTCTCAGGAAGCGCTCCGACGGCAGGCACAGGAAGCTGCTGCCACACAGCTGGGGCTGAAGGAGCCGCCAAGTCACTGCTTGGTCCACACGCACAGG aaCTGCATCCCCCAGTATACGCTAGGCCACTGGAAAAAACTGG ACTCAGCTGCCCAGTTTCTGGCCGCTCAGAGGCTGCCCCTGACTCTGGCCGGCGCTTCCTATGAGGGGGTTGCCGTGACTGACTGCATAGAGAGCGGGCGGCGCGCGGCAGCCCGGGTCCTGGGCTCAGAACCCAGCAGCTAa
- the B4GALT3 gene encoding beta-1,4-galactosyltransferase 3 isoform X1 has translation MLDDASHLCSPGTPGSPHDLEEHSLSLELSSLPPQTSQPRMLRRLLDRPCMLALLAGSQLAVMMYLSLGGFRSLSALFGREQGPTFDYSHPHDVYSNLSHLPGAPGGLPAPQGLPYCPERSPLLVGPVSVSFSPVPSLADILERNPRVEAGGRYRPAGCEPRSRTAIIVPHRAREHHLRLLLYHLHPFLQRQQLAYGIYVIHQAGNGTFNRAKLLNVGVREALRDEEWDCLFLHDVDLLPENDHNLYVCDPRGPRHVAVAMNKFGYSLPYPQYFGGVSALTPDQYLKMNGFPNEYWGWGGEDDDIAARVRLAGMKISRPPTSVGHYKMVRHRGDKGNEENPHRFDLLVRTQNSWTQDGMNSLTYRLLARERRPLYTNITADIGTDPRGPRTASGPRYPPGSSQAFRQEMLQRRPPARPGPLSTANHTAPHGSH, from the exons ATGTTAGATGATGCCTCACATCTCTGCTCCCCCGGGACCCCCGGCAGCCCCCATGATCTGGAAGAACACAGTTTGAGCCTAG agctgtcctctctccctccccagacCTCACAGCCCAGGATGTTGCGGAGGCTGCTGGACCGGCCCTGCATGCTGGCCCTGCTCGCGGGCTCCCAACTGGCCGTCATGATGTACCTGTCGCTGGGTGGCTTCCGCAGCCTCAGTGCCCTGTTTGGCCGAGAGCAGGGGCCCACATTTGACTATTCTCACCCCCATGACGTCTACAGTAACCTCAgtcacctgcctggggccccagGCGGCCTTCCAGCTCCTCAAGGCCTGCCCTATTGTCCAGAGCGGTCCCCTCTCTTAG TGGGTCCCGTGTCCGTGTCCTTTAGTCCAGTGCCGTCGCTGGCAGACATTTTGGAGAGGAATCCCCGGGTGGAAGCTGGGGGCCGCTACCGCCCTGCAGGGTGCGAGCCCCGCTCCCGAACGGCCATCATCGTGCCCCACCGTGCCCGGGAGCACCACCTGCGTCTGCTGCTCTACCACCTGCACCCCTTCCTGCAGCGCCAGCAGCTCGCTTACGGCATTTATGTCATCCACCAG GCTGGAAATGGCACATTTAACAGGGCAAAGCTGCTGAACGTGGGGGTGCGGGAGGCCCTGCGTGACGAGGAGTGGGACTGCCTGTTCTTACACGATGTGGACCTCCTGCCAGAGAACGACCACAATCTGTATGTGTGCGACCCCCGGGGCCCCCGGCATGTGGCTGTCGCCATGAACAAGTTTGGATACAG CCTCCCGTACCCCCAGTACTTTGGAGGGGTTTCGGCGCTGACTCCTGACCAGTACCTGAAGATGAATGGCTTCCCCAATGAATACTGGGGCTGGGGCGGCGAGGATGACGACATTGCTGCCAG GGTCCGCCTGGCTGGCATGAAGATCTCCCGCCCCCCTACGTCCGTGGGGCACTACAAGATGGTGAGGCACCGGGGAGACAAGGGCAATGAGGAGAACCCCCACAG ATTTGACCTCCTGGTCCGTACCCAGAATTCCTGGACGCAGGATGGGATGAACTCGCTGACATACCGACTGCTGGCTCGAGAGCGGCGCCCTCTCTACACGAACATCACCGCAGATATTGGGACGGACCCTCGGGGTCCCCGGACTGCCTCTGGTCCCCGTTACCCACCGGGTTCCTCCCAGGCCTTCCGTCAGGAGATGCTGCAGCGCCGGCCCCCAGCCAGGCCTGGCCCTCTGTCTACTGCCAACCACACAGCCCCCCACGGTTCACACTGA
- the B4GALT3 gene encoding beta-1,4-galactosyltransferase 3 isoform X2 — protein sequence MLRRLLDRPCMLALLAGSQLAVMMYLSLGGFRSLSALFGREQGPTFDYSHPHDVYSNLSHLPGAPGGLPAPQGLPYCPERSPLLVGPVSVSFSPVPSLADILERNPRVEAGGRYRPAGCEPRSRTAIIVPHRAREHHLRLLLYHLHPFLQRQQLAYGIYVIHQAGNGTFNRAKLLNVGVREALRDEEWDCLFLHDVDLLPENDHNLYVCDPRGPRHVAVAMNKFGYSLPYPQYFGGVSALTPDQYLKMNGFPNEYWGWGGEDDDIAARVRLAGMKISRPPTSVGHYKMVRHRGDKGNEENPHRFDLLVRTQNSWTQDGMNSLTYRLLARERRPLYTNITADIGTDPRGPRTASGPRYPPGSSQAFRQEMLQRRPPARPGPLSTANHTAPHGSH from the exons ATGTTGCGGAGGCTGCTGGACCGGCCCTGCATGCTGGCCCTGCTCGCGGGCTCCCAACTGGCCGTCATGATGTACCTGTCGCTGGGTGGCTTCCGCAGCCTCAGTGCCCTGTTTGGCCGAGAGCAGGGGCCCACATTTGACTATTCTCACCCCCATGACGTCTACAGTAACCTCAgtcacctgcctggggccccagGCGGCCTTCCAGCTCCTCAAGGCCTGCCCTATTGTCCAGAGCGGTCCCCTCTCTTAG TGGGTCCCGTGTCCGTGTCCTTTAGTCCAGTGCCGTCGCTGGCAGACATTTTGGAGAGGAATCCCCGGGTGGAAGCTGGGGGCCGCTACCGCCCTGCAGGGTGCGAGCCCCGCTCCCGAACGGCCATCATCGTGCCCCACCGTGCCCGGGAGCACCACCTGCGTCTGCTGCTCTACCACCTGCACCCCTTCCTGCAGCGCCAGCAGCTCGCTTACGGCATTTATGTCATCCACCAG GCTGGAAATGGCACATTTAACAGGGCAAAGCTGCTGAACGTGGGGGTGCGGGAGGCCCTGCGTGACGAGGAGTGGGACTGCCTGTTCTTACACGATGTGGACCTCCTGCCAGAGAACGACCACAATCTGTATGTGTGCGACCCCCGGGGCCCCCGGCATGTGGCTGTCGCCATGAACAAGTTTGGATACAG CCTCCCGTACCCCCAGTACTTTGGAGGGGTTTCGGCGCTGACTCCTGACCAGTACCTGAAGATGAATGGCTTCCCCAATGAATACTGGGGCTGGGGCGGCGAGGATGACGACATTGCTGCCAG GGTCCGCCTGGCTGGCATGAAGATCTCCCGCCCCCCTACGTCCGTGGGGCACTACAAGATGGTGAGGCACCGGGGAGACAAGGGCAATGAGGAGAACCCCCACAG ATTTGACCTCCTGGTCCGTACCCAGAATTCCTGGACGCAGGATGGGATGAACTCGCTGACATACCGACTGCTGGCTCGAGAGCGGCGCCCTCTCTACACGAACATCACCGCAGATATTGGGACGGACCCTCGGGGTCCCCGGACTGCCTCTGGTCCCCGTTACCCACCGGGTTCCTCCCAGGCCTTCCGTCAGGAGATGCTGCAGCGCCGGCCCCCAGCCAGGCCTGGCCCTCTGTCTACTGCCAACCACACAGCCCCCCACGGTTCACACTGA